Genomic segment of Paenibacillaceae bacterium GAS479:
AGAAAGGCTTTTAAGCCTTCCAAATCCGGCGTTCCTGTGCTTCCGCCGAGAGAGCCAACGGATAGAGCACCGCAAGCATTTCCGTACTGCAAGCTCGTTTCGACGTCCTGCCCATTCAAAAAGCCAAACAAATACCCCGCATTAAAAGAGTCGCCAGCTCCGGTTGTATCAACCGCTACGACGGAGTACCCGTGCAGGCGAGATAGCACGTTATCCTTTAGCGCTATCGCCCCTTCCGCTCCCAGCTTGATGACTACATGCTCGCAATATTTCCCTATATGCCTGATGCAGTCTTCAATGTTGCTCAATCCCGTGTAATGTTGAGCCTCCGTTTCGTTCATCAAAAAGACGTCGATATCTTGCATCAATTCGAATATGCCATCGTCCCATTCCCCGGAATCGTCCCAGCCCACATCACAGGATAGGCTGACACCTCTTGCTTTCAGTTCTTTCGTCATTTCTACGTATTGATCGTGATTTCTCCTGCCTCTATAACCGGTAATATGGACATGTCTGCCTTGAGCAATTGCATCAAAATCCAAGATATCCATCCGAAGCTCAGCATTTGATCCGGCATAAGTAATGAAGGATCGATCCGTTTCAGGATTGAACGCGATTGAGATGCCCGTGTTATTAATATCGCTATTTCGAATCATCCTGGTATCGATACCATATTGCTCAAAACGTTCCCGAATATATTGTCCGTAGTTGTCATCCCCCAGCACTCCGTTGAATGCAACACGAATGCCAAGTTTAGCGAGAGAGACTGCAAAAAGAGCAGCTCCCCCACCAACATGCATCGTCATTCTATCCACGAAAATTTCCTGGCCCGGCTGAGGAACTTGACTGAAGCCTTCCACCACAAGATCGATATTGACATCCCCGATTACAACCGCATCATAAATTCTCAATGTCTTCTCCCTCTTCCGATTGCTAGATAATTAAGCTTTTCGCGTTGTTGACTTGTGCCGTGCAGCTGTCCCGGACGACCAGCTGATGCTTAAGGATGACATCCTCATTCTGCGGAGCCTCGCTGTCTGTTATTAAATCAAGAAGCTTCTCGACCGTCACCTTGCCCATTTCTAAAATCGGCTGCTCCATCGACGACAATCGTGGTCGTACCTGCTCCGTCAACTGGCTCCCGTCGAATCCGATTACAGCTATATTATTCGGAACCTTCAATCCATGGTCATGGATGCAATTCATAGCTCCGACAGCCATATCATCACTAACCGCAAAGACAGCCGTAGGATAGGTGTCGCCACTCAGAATTTCCTTCATCTTGTCGTATCCGCTTTGCGTTTTGTAATCGCCAAAGCGGATATAATCGTCTACTTGATCAATTCCACAATCAGCAAGGGCGTGACTGTAACCGATATAACGGTTTTGCCCTGAGGTCACGTCCCTCATATCTCCTCCGATAAATCCGATTCGAGTATGACCCAAACGGATCAAATGACGTGTGGCTTCATAAGCGGCTGCATAGTCATCAATAATGACGGATATGAATTTTTGATCCACGGGCTTAACGCTAGAAAAGATGATCGGGATATCAAGCTTGAGAATTAAATCGCGAATTTCATCGTTTATTTTTTCATGCATGATTATAATTCCGTCTACACGCATCTGCTGAAACACTTGTAAATACTTGAGTTCTTTGTCCGTATCCTCGATGATGTTGCAGACCATTAGATTATATTCGTTAAGACTCGCGGTTCTCTCAATCGTGCTTAGAATCGTGGAATAAAAGCTAGAAGTAACATCAGGGACAATAACACCGATCAGGTTCGTCTTCTGCCGTACAAGACTTCTTGCAATATGACTAGGAGTATAACCGAGCTCGTCAATCGCCCGCTGAACCCTGGCTTTCAAATCGTCTTTGACGTATTTCTCACCGTTTAACACTCTCGAGACCGTCGTAACGGATACACCCGCGTGTTTAGCGACATCCTTAATCTTTGGTGCCATCATCGTCCCCCTGCCTTCAAGCTTAATTAATTTCTGGAATCGATACCATAAGTCGATAAAAAAATTTGACCCTATTTCTATTCTACTATAATGGAATCGGAATAATGGTATCGGTGCCAGAAAGAAAACTTTCATGGTACCGCTTACATCTTATCTATGGTTCATTATAATATGTAAATCCCTGTTTGACAATAATTCATACGAAAACTTAACATTCAAAAAAGCTTAAATTGCTCCTGAAACAAGGGTTCCTTTATGGATTACTGCCCGCCGTTCCGCGCGTCTGGCAACAGCTTCAGCTGTACAGCTTGCCTGTACTAAAACTAGGCTTGCTTCATCTCCGATTGCAGGCCAAACTTGCTTCCCTTTTTCATCCAGCGGAGTAATTCCACGTGTAATGTATTTAATGGATTGGGATAGCTTGAACTCAGAGCTGAATCCGTAGAGCTCCGCCAACCGGCCAACCTTTTCCAAGTTATCGCCATTGCCAAAAGGAGACCAATGATCCGTCACGCTGTCCGTACCAAGCTCTACACGCACGCCGTTCGAATCCATCATCGGAATAGGCATGTGCAGCTTGCCAATCGGAACCGTTGAGGTAACTCCAATGTCCAGTTTACCGAATCGTTCTGCAAGCCCAGTAACTTGTTCCTGTGAATTCGTGGCAAAAGCAAACGCATGACTAACGGTAACCTTCCCCTGCCAGCCGGCCTCTTCCGTCAAATCCGCGAGTCTATTAAGCGTCGCCAAGCCTGCTGCCCCAGTATCATGAACATGGAGATCAATGCCAGCGCCCGTTTCAACTGCTATTTCCATTGTCTTTTGCAGGGAACGTTCCATATCTCCATCGATAGTGGCAGGGTCAACGGAGCCGACAAATGCCGCTCCATTCAATACCGCTTCTTTAACTCGGGCAACGGAATCGGACAGCAGCAGTCCATGCTGCGGAAACGCCACAAGCTCCCCCGTAACTTTGCCGTCGAATGTATTCAATGCTGCCTTAGTCGCTTCCAGCAAGTGCAATTCGCTGACCGGATCGATGTTCACATGAGCTCTTACATGGGTAGAACCATGGGAAAGTAATAGAGCAAGCAGCTTCTCAGCACGTTCTTGCGACACCGAAATAAAACCTGGAAGCAGTTGCCGCTCTTGTTCAATACGGTCAAAAATGGTCGCTGCCGGACGAACAGCTCGCCACGGTCCGCCATAAAATGTTTTGTCCAGATGGATATGTGCGTCTTTGAAAGAAGGCAGCAGCAGTAAACCTTTGGCATCATGTTTCGGCAGCTCGTCCGCAAGATCGGCGGTATGGACCACAATCTCCTGGATGCTTCCATCCTGGATACGAATATGGAACAGCTCTGTCGATGTGCCTACCACTTGCTCCCTTTCGTATTCATAACCGGTTTCCAGTCTTGCATTCAAGATCCAATAGGCTCCGTTCAACATGCTTACCTCCTGATTTTAATTAGTTTTCCACATCGTATTACTTTTCACTTTTGTCCGGGCTTTTCACACTCCTGTTATTTTACATCTTCGCATATCACTATGACGTTCAGCAAGCAATGGGAAGTTCGGGGTCAACACTTGTTACTCGCACGTAGCCGTTCATCATCAGCCAGGAAGGAATTATATTCCATTAATGAGCAGTCGCATCCAATAACATATGTCTGTATTTGGCTATTATTTTTTGATGGCTTTTAGGAATATTCTGGGGTAATTCTTCAATATTAATAAATTCCAAGCTCATCGATTCAGCATCATTAATACGAAGCTCGCCAGTGAACTCGTTCGACCAATAAGCAGTGACGACAACATAAAACTCATCGCCATTTGGGGTTTTGATGTAATTTTCACTACCAGAGAATACGTCTATCAAATGCAGGGTACCAATCGTAAGTCCGGTTTCCTCAAAAACTTCTCTACGTGCCGTTTCTTCCGTTGATTCGCCAAGCTCCATTAGGCCGCCTGGCAGACCAAATCTACCGACGGGATGCTGCATCCGTTTTTGCAGCAATATTCGATTGCTCCCATCATTTATGAGTACAACTGCTCCAA
This window contains:
- a CDS encoding transcriptional regulator, LacI family: MAPKIKDVAKHAGVSVTTVSRVLNGEKYVKDDLKARVQRAIDELGYTPSHIARSLVRQKTNLIGVIVPDVTSSFYSTILSTIERTASLNEYNLMVCNIIEDTDKELKYLQVFQQMRVDGIIIMHEKINDEIRDLILKLDIPIIFSSVKPVDQKFISVIIDDYAAAYEATRHLIRLGHTRIGFIGGDMRDVTSGQNRYIGYSHALADCGIDQVDDYIRFGDYKTQSGYDKMKEILSGDTYPTAVFAVSDDMAVGAMNCIHDHGLKVPNNIAVIGFDGSQLTEQVRPRLSSMEQPILEMGKVTVEKLLDLITDSEAPQNEDVILKHQLVVRDSCTAQVNNAKSLII
- a CDS encoding ADP-ribose pyrophosphatase YjhB, NUDIX family: MGYVEDLRKIVGHIPLILVGAVVLINDGSNRILLQKRMQHPVGRFGLPGGLMELGESTEETARREVFEETGLTIGTLHLIDVFSGSENYIKTPNGDEFYVVVTAYWSNEFTGELRINDAESMSLEFINIEELPQNIPKSHQKIIAKYRHMLLDATAH
- a CDS encoding Sugar or nucleoside kinase, ribokinase family translates to MRIYDAVVIGDVNIDLVVEGFSQVPQPGQEIFVDRMTMHVGGGAALFAVSLAKLGIRVAFNGVLGDDNYGQYIRERFEQYGIDTRMIRNSDINNTGISIAFNPETDRSFITYAGSNAELRMDILDFDAIAQGRHVHITGYRGRRNHDQYVEMTKELKARGVSLSCDVGWDDSGEWDDGIFELMQDIDVFLMNETEAQHYTGLSNIEDCIRHIGKYCEHVVIKLGAEGAIALKDNVLSRLHGYSVVAVDTTGAGDSFNAGYLFGFLNGQDVETSLQYGNACGALSVGSLGGSTGTPDLEGLKAFLREHEDEQEVRT
- a CDS encoding Cytosine/adenosine deaminase translates to MLNGAYWILNARLETGYEYEREQVVGTSTELFHIRIQDGSIQEIVVHTADLADELPKHDAKGLLLLPSFKDAHIHLDKTFYGGPWRAVRPAATIFDRIEQERQLLPGFISVSQERAEKLLALLLSHGSTHVRAHVNIDPVSELHLLEATKAALNTFDGKVTGELVAFPQHGLLLSDSVARVKEAVLNGAAFVGSVDPATIDGDMERSLQKTMEIAVETGAGIDLHVHDTGAAGLATLNRLADLTEEAGWQGKVTVSHAFAFATNSQEQVTGLAERFGKLDIGVTSTVPIGKLHMPIPMMDSNGVRVELGTDSVTDHWSPFGNGDNLEKVGRLAELYGFSSEFKLSQSIKYITRGITPLDEKGKQVWPAIGDEASLVLVQASCTAEAVARRAERRAVIHKGTLVSGAI